One genomic region from Equus asinus isolate D_3611 breed Donkey chromosome 8, EquAss-T2T_v2, whole genome shotgun sequence encodes:
- the LOC106835449 gene encoding olfactory receptor 2W1-like: METSNGSSETDFILLGFSDRPQLERIISVLVFIFYTATLVGNTTIILVSYLDTQLHTPMYFFLSNLSFLDICYTTSIIPQMLVNLWGPKKSITYGGCVLQFFFALDLGATECLLLAVMAYDRYAAVCQPLHYTVVMHPQLCQKMVLTAWSSGLGSTLILCSLTLKLPRCAHRKVDNFFCEMPALIKMACVYSKVIEILVFALGVVFLLVPLSLILISYGVITHAVVRIKSAARWHKVLNTCGSHLTVVTLFHGTIIYMYMKPQNHTSQDEGLFLTLFYTIVTPSLNPLIYTLRNKDVKSAVKRIFWVEKWSATS; this comes from the coding sequence AACGCATCATCTCTGTGCTTGTCTTCATCTTCTATACTGCCACTCTGGTAGGAAACACAACCATCATTCTTGTATCTTACCTAGATACCCAGCTCCATACTCCCATGTATTTCTTCTTATCCaatttgtcttttctggacaTCTGTTACACAACTAGCATTATCCCCCAAATGCTGGTCAATCTATGGGGTCCAAAAAAGTCTATCACATACGGAGGATGTGTGCTCCAATTCTTCTTTGCCCTGGACTTGGGAGCTACAGAAtgtcttctcttggctgtgatggcctatgaccgctatgctGCTGTCTGTCAACCTCTTCACTACACAGTAGTAATGCACCCTCAGCTTTGCCAGAAGATGGTCCTGACTGCCTGGTCAAGTGGTTTAGGCAGTACATTAATTCTTTGCTCCCTGACTTTGAAGTTGCCAAGATGTGCGCACCGGAAGGTGGATAATTTTTTCTGTGAGATGCCAGCATTGATCAAGATGGCTTGTGTCTATTCAAAAGTAATTGAGATTCTTGTCTTTGCTCTTGGAGTGGTATTTCTTCTAGTACCTCTATCACTAATTCTCATCTCATATGGAGTTATCACTCATGCTGTCGTGAGGATCAAGTCAGCAGCAAGGTGGCATAAGGTCCTCAACACATGTGGTTCGCACCTCACAGTGGTAACTCTGTTTCATGGAACAATCATTTATATGTACATGAAGCCACAGAATCACACATCCCAAGATGAAGGGCTGTTCCTTACTCTCTTTTACACAATCGTCACACCCAGCCTTAACCCTCTGATCTACACTTTGAGAAACAAAGATGTCAAGAGTGCAGTAAAGAGAATATTCTGGGTAGAAAAATGGTCAGCAACGTCATGA